The Lepeophtheirus salmonis chromosome 1, UVic_Lsal_1.4, whole genome shotgun sequence genome has a segment encoding these proteins:
- the LOC121116260 gene encoding uncharacterized protein: MFQIYKSLWISLCIFFIFWKKKIKKKPSFIIHPPPQKNLISSTQEPTPPSAPPLPPLSRRSPSELIYVRVIERSPSSLKPPFKSSMPSASSAQPPISRRVPNKGGSQSSSRNSSHNSSVASIKSTSSTSSPSMGTSSFMVGRERDRSAEMEMFSIELFGDSFCQSRKPRSNYRRPSNLGLSTTPLPNKTESNAYCARAVSRDHIVKAIPDHLKLEGEFEKSTELKANFRNLSPARPIIFKIKDHLKPEGDLFADSESSTQYRNLKPARPIIHRMRDHAAYVQPQGGMMESSEYRGSFQKSMVRGDRAAPDWITNFAKVTIDGGDSTRQ, encoded by the exons ATGTTTCAGATCTACAAGAGTCTTTGGATATctctgtgtattttttttattttttggaaaaaaaaaattaaaaaaaaaccaagcttCATAATTCATCCTCCTCCTCAAAAGAACTTGATCTCCTCCACGCAAGAACCAACGCCGCCTTCAGCTCCTCCTCTTCCTCCTCTATCCCGTCGTTCTCCCTCTGAACTTATATACGTTCGAGTAATAGAAAGATCTCCGTCCTCACTCAAACCACCCTTTAAATCCAGTATGCCCTCTGCCTCATCTGCTCAACCCCCTATCTCACGTCGTGTACCAAATAAAGGAGGGAGTCAGAGTAGCAGTCGTAACTCGAGCCATAACTCTTCAGTCGCTTCCATCAAAAGTACGTCGAGTACCTCTAGTCCAAGCATGGGAACCTCTAGTTTCATGGTTGGAAGGGAGAGAGACAGAAGTGCGGAAATGGAAATGTTTAG CATTGAGCTATTTGGAGATAGTTTTTG CCAAAGTCGGAAACCCCGCTCAAATTACCGCCGCCCCTCAAATCTTGGACTATCTACAACACCCCTGCCTAACAAAACAGAGTCCAATGCATACTGTGCACGGGCTGTAAGCCGTGATCATATTGTTAAAGCCATTCCGGATCATTTGAAACTTGAAGGAGAGTTTGAAAAGTCCACTGAGCTCAAAGCAAACTTTAGAAACCTGAGTCCTGCTCGAcccattatttttaagattaaggACCATTTAAAG CCGGAAGGTGATCTCTTTGCTGACTCGGAGTCCTCTACACAATATCGTAATTTAAAGCCTGCAAGACCTATTATTCACCGAATGAGGGATCATGCTGCATATGTTCAACCCCAAGGAGGCATGATGGAAAG CTCAGAATATAGAGGAAGCTTCCAAAAATCCATGGTACGAGGTGACAGAGCCGCTCCAGATTGGATTACAAATTTCGCTAAAGTAACAATCGATGGAGGGGACTCTACTCGTCAATAA